Proteins co-encoded in one Marinobacter qingdaonensis genomic window:
- the rpoH gene encoding RNA polymerase sigma factor RpoH, with the protein MGTSLQLVDRLVPGGNLESYIQAASRIPVLTADEERELAEKLHYDGDVEAARQLVLSHLRFVIHIARSYSGYGLAQADLIQEGNVGLMKAVKRFNPEYGVRLVSFAVHWIKAEIHEFILRNWRIVKVATTKAQRKLFFNLRSQKKRLAWLNHDELQAVAADLGVEPKVVRDMEGRLASQDTAFDGPMDDDDDNAYQAPAYYLEDRRSDPATQLENADWTEDSNGRLMEALGNLDERSQDILRERWLSDSKSTLHELADKYGVSAERIRQLEKNAMKKIRNQMAEVA; encoded by the coding sequence ATGGGTACGAGTTTACAGCTGGTTGACAGACTGGTTCCGGGTGGCAATCTCGAGTCGTACATTCAGGCCGCCAGCCGCATTCCGGTGCTGACCGCGGACGAAGAGCGGGAGCTGGCCGAGAAGCTGCATTACGACGGTGACGTGGAAGCGGCCCGCCAACTGGTGCTGTCCCACCTGCGCTTCGTGATTCATATCGCCCGAAGCTATTCCGGTTATGGACTGGCCCAGGCGGATCTTATCCAGGAAGGCAACGTTGGCCTGATGAAGGCGGTCAAGCGCTTCAACCCGGAATACGGGGTGCGCCTGGTCTCGTTCGCCGTGCACTGGATCAAGGCCGAGATTCACGAATTCATCCTGCGCAACTGGCGCATCGTCAAAGTGGCCACCACCAAGGCCCAGCGCAAGCTGTTCTTCAATCTGCGCAGTCAGAAGAAGCGTCTGGCGTGGCTCAATCACGACGAGCTGCAGGCGGTCGCCGCCGATCTGGGGGTCGAACCCAAGGTGGTTCGCGACATGGAAGGCCGTCTCGCGTCCCAGGACACTGCCTTCGACGGCCCGATGGACGATGACGACGACAACGCCTACCAGGCTCCGGCCTACTACCTGGAGGACCGCCGCAGCGACCCGGCGACCCAGCTGGAAAACGCGGACTGGACCGAAGATTCCAACGGCCGCTTGATGGAGGCCCTGGGCAATCTGGACGAGCGCAGTCAGGATATCCTGCGTGAGCGCTGGCTGTCGGACAGCAAGTCCACCTTGCACGAATTGGCCGACAAGTATGGCGTTTCCGCCGAACGGATTCGCCAGCTTGAGAAAAACGCCATGAAGAAGATCCGCAACCAGATGGCGGAAGTCGCCTGA
- a CDS encoding NAD(P)-dependent oxidoreductase: protein MTTEQPQIAFLGIGLMGAPMASNLLAAGFPLTVWNRTASKCEPFSGQATLAGSPAEAVRHADVVITMLENGDAVEQVLVAQGVIDALKPKALVIDMSSVQPEVARRHAALAAEQGAGYVDAPVSGGTLGAAEARLSIMAGGEPADLDRAEPVFAALGRCTRIGPVGAGQLAKLANQAIVGITIGAVSEALLLAAKGGADPAAVREALLGGFAGSRILELHGQRMLDRDFAPGAPARIQLKDMRMILDEARNEGLTLPLAQQVHNEYLSLVANGHSDVDHSGLLLELEHLNGALLGSVGRGPKE from the coding sequence ATGACCACAGAACAACCGCAGATCGCCTTCCTGGGCATTGGCCTGATGGGGGCGCCCATGGCCAGCAACCTGCTGGCCGCGGGGTTTCCGCTGACCGTATGGAATCGGACCGCCAGCAAGTGTGAGCCGTTCTCCGGACAGGCCACCCTTGCCGGTTCCCCCGCCGAGGCGGTGCGTCACGCCGATGTCGTCATCACCATGCTGGAAAACGGGGACGCGGTGGAGCAGGTGCTGGTGGCCCAGGGGGTGATCGACGCGCTCAAGCCCAAGGCCCTGGTGATCGACATGAGCTCGGTGCAACCTGAGGTGGCGCGCCGCCACGCCGCCCTGGCAGCGGAGCAGGGCGCCGGTTATGTCGACGCCCCGGTGTCCGGCGGCACCCTGGGCGCGGCCGAGGCCCGCCTGAGCATCATGGCCGGCGGCGAGCCGGCCGACCTGGACCGCGCCGAGCCGGTGTTCGCTGCCCTGGGGCGCTGCACCCGCATCGGCCCGGTAGGAGCGGGGCAGCTGGCCAAGCTGGCGAACCAGGCCATCGTCGGCATCACCATCGGTGCGGTGTCCGAGGCGCTGTTGCTGGCGGCCAAGGGCGGCGCCGATCCGGCCGCCGTGCGGGAGGCGCTGCTCGGTGGTTTTGCCGGGTCCCGGATCCTGGAGCTGCACGGCCAGCGCATGCTGGACCGGGATTTCGCCCCGGGTGCACCGGCCCGCATCCAGCTCAAGGACATGCGCATGATTCTCGACGAGGCGCGTAACGAGGGGCTGACCCTGCCGCTGGCCCAGCAAGTGCACAATGAATACCTGTCCCTGGTGGCCAACGGCCACAGCGACGTCGATCACAGCGGCCTGCTGCTGGAGCTGGAGCACCTCAACGGTGCCCTGCTTGGCTCAGTCGGTCGCGGTCCGAAGGAGTAA
- the hyi gene encoding hydroxypyruvate isomerase → MPRFAANLSMLFTEAPFLERFALARAAGFDGVEFLFPYAYAKDQLQQALAQNHLTQVLFNLPPGDWDAGERGIACLPDRVAEFRAGVDQALDYAQALGCRQVNCLAGLRPATVTEDEAWQTLVANVGYAAEKLAGQGITLCLEAINSRVDMPGFALDTSGKVLALIEQVDADNVRLQYDVYHMQIMEGDLVRSMECLLPWIGHIQFADNPGRHEPGTGEINFSNVFGAIDRMGYDGWVSAEYRPSGKTADSLSWLPRGA, encoded by the coding sequence ATGCCCCGGTTCGCCGCCAACCTGTCCATGCTGTTCACCGAAGCGCCCTTCCTGGAGCGGTTTGCCCTGGCCCGGGCCGCCGGTTTTGACGGTGTGGAGTTCCTGTTCCCCTATGCCTATGCCAAGGACCAGTTGCAGCAAGCGCTGGCCCAGAACCATTTGACCCAGGTGCTGTTCAACCTGCCTCCGGGCGATTGGGATGCCGGCGAGCGCGGCATTGCCTGCCTGCCGGACCGGGTGGCCGAGTTCCGCGCTGGCGTCGACCAGGCCCTGGACTACGCCCAGGCGCTTGGCTGCCGGCAAGTGAACTGCCTGGCCGGCCTGCGCCCGGCCACCGTGACCGAGGACGAAGCCTGGCAGACACTGGTGGCCAATGTCGGCTACGCGGCCGAAAAGCTGGCCGGGCAGGGCATCACCCTGTGCCTGGAGGCGATTAACTCCCGGGTGGACATGCCCGGGTTTGCCCTAGACACCAGCGGCAAGGTGCTGGCCCTGATCGAGCAGGTGGATGCCGACAACGTGCGGCTGCAGTACGATGTCTATCACATGCAGATTATGGAGGGCGATCTGGTCCGGTCCATGGAGTGCCTGTTGCCCTGGATCGGTCATATCCAGTTCGCCGACAACCCCGGTCGCCATGAACCGGGCACCGGGGAGATTAACTTTTCGAATGTTTTCGGGGCGATAGACCGAATGGGCTACGACGGCTGGGTGAGCGCGGAATACCGGCCTTCCGGGAAGACCGCCGACAGTCTGAGCTGGCTTCCAAGGGGTGCGTGA
- a CDS encoding response regulator transcription factor gives MKALVIEDDQDVANYLVKGLRESDFVVDHAADGKEGMLMAAGEEYDIMIVDRMLPGMDGLSIIKTVRATGNQVPVLILSALGDVDDRVEGLRGGGDDYLTKPFSFTELLARIESLVRRNRQTAETETVLRVADLEMDLLARTVKRAGQNIDVQPREFRLLEYLMRNAGQVVTRTMLLEKVWDYHFDPQTNVIDVHISRLRAKIDKEFETPLLQTIRGAGYMLRETA, from the coding sequence GTGAAAGCACTGGTAATCGAAGACGATCAGGATGTAGCGAATTATCTGGTGAAGGGACTTCGAGAGTCCGATTTCGTTGTGGATCATGCCGCCGATGGCAAGGAAGGCATGTTGATGGCGGCCGGTGAAGAATACGACATCATGATCGTGGATCGCATGCTCCCGGGCATGGATGGCCTGTCCATCATCAAAACCGTGCGGGCCACGGGCAATCAGGTGCCGGTGCTGATCCTCAGTGCCCTGGGCGACGTCGACGACCGGGTCGAAGGCCTTCGTGGCGGCGGCGATGATTACCTGACCAAGCCGTTCTCGTTCACCGAGCTGCTGGCCCGAATCGAATCCCTGGTGCGCCGGAACCGGCAGACCGCGGAGACCGAAACGGTGCTGCGGGTGGCGGATTTGGAAATGGACCTGTTAGCCCGGACCGTCAAGCGCGCCGGCCAGAACATCGACGTTCAGCCGCGGGAATTCCGACTGCTGGAATACCTGATGCGCAACGCCGGCCAGGTCGTGACCCGGACCATGTTGCTGGAGAAAGTGTGGGACTACCACTTCGATCCCCAGACCAACGTGATCGACGTGCACATCAGCCGCCTGCGGGCGAAAATCGATAAGGAATTCGAAACACCCCTGCTGCAGACCATCCGGGGTGCAGGGTACATGCTGCGTGAAACTGCTTAG
- a CDS encoding sensor histidine kinase, with protein MKLLSQLRTSSFQLALLYMVVFATSVFLLLAFIYWRTAGFMTAQTDETIEAEIAGLAEQYRGRGVNGLITIIRERVARDPNAKSIYLLTTDDFLKLAGNIESWPKGTRSDSGWINFTLDETVGWNGPKRLARARIFEVQGGLRLLVGRDVDELTNLKRVIETAINWGMGITLGLALLGGFLMSRSTTRRIEVINNTSRRIMNGHLSLRIPTRGTDDDFDQLADNLNQMLDRIVYLMEGIRHVSDSIAHDLRTPLTRLRNQLENTLMSVDNDEAREQAGRAVAEADQLLATFNALLRIARLETRGNAADMKPVSLGELVSDACELYEALAEDKEQSFEQNLDTAVQIEGDRDLLFQMVSNLIDNAIKYTPEQGVIGVAVRRDGVDAVFEVRDSGIGIPDDEKEQVFQRFYRVGKSRSLPGNGLGLSLVSAVAEIHQGRIVLSDTYPGESAPGLTVSVFMPAFTGVQKRIKATQAELPSSGGGDDTRSPTETSDA; from the coding sequence GTGAAACTGCTTAGTCAGCTCAGAACATCTTCTTTTCAGCTCGCCCTGCTGTACATGGTGGTGTTTGCCACCTCGGTATTTCTCTTACTGGCCTTTATCTACTGGCGTACAGCGGGCTTCATGACCGCCCAGACCGACGAGACCATCGAGGCGGAAATCGCCGGCCTGGCGGAGCAGTATCGGGGTCGTGGGGTCAACGGCCTGATCACCATCATCCGTGAGCGGGTCGCGCGCGATCCCAACGCCAAGTCCATCTACCTGCTGACAACCGACGATTTCCTCAAGCTGGCCGGCAACATCGAATCCTGGCCCAAGGGCACCCGCTCTGACAGCGGCTGGATCAACTTCACCCTGGACGAAACCGTGGGCTGGAACGGGCCCAAGCGCCTGGCCCGGGCCCGGATCTTTGAAGTCCAGGGCGGTCTGCGCCTGCTGGTGGGGCGTGACGTCGACGAGCTCACCAATCTCAAGCGGGTTATCGAAACCGCCATCAACTGGGGTATGGGGATCACCCTCGGGCTCGCGCTGTTGGGCGGGTTCCTCATGAGCCGCAGCACCACCCGACGTATTGAGGTTATCAATAACACGTCCCGGCGCATCATGAACGGGCACCTGTCCCTGCGGATCCCGACCCGGGGCACCGACGACGATTTCGACCAGTTGGCGGACAACCTGAATCAGATGCTCGACCGCATCGTGTACCTGATGGAAGGTATCCGCCATGTCTCCGACAGCATCGCCCACGACCTGAGAACCCCGCTTACCCGGCTGCGCAACCAGCTGGAGAACACCCTGATGTCGGTAGACAACGACGAGGCCCGCGAGCAGGCCGGTCGTGCCGTCGCGGAGGCGGACCAGTTGCTGGCCACCTTTAATGCCCTGTTGCGGATCGCCCGGCTGGAAACCCGGGGCAATGCCGCGGACATGAAGCCGGTGTCGCTGGGCGAGCTGGTCAGCGACGCCTGCGAACTCTACGAGGCGCTGGCCGAAGACAAAGAGCAGAGCTTCGAGCAGAATCTCGACACGGCGGTGCAGATTGAGGGGGACCGAGACTTGCTGTTCCAGATGGTCAGCAACCTGATTGATAACGCCATCAAGTACACCCCGGAGCAGGGGGTGATTGGGGTGGCCGTGCGGCGCGACGGCGTCGATGCGGTGTTCGAGGTTCGAGACAGTGGTATCGGCATACCCGACGACGAGAAAGAGCAGGTGTTCCAGCGGTTCTATCGGGTGGGCAAGAGTCGGTCCCTGCCGGGGAATGGTCTGGGGCTGAGTCTGGTGAGTGCGGTGGCCGAGATCCACCAGGGCCGCATCGTCCTCAGCGATACCTATCCGGGCGAGTCGGCGCCGGGCCTGACGGTTTCCGTGTTCATGCCGGCCTTCACCGGCGTGCAGAAGCGCATCAAGGCGACGCAGGCGGAGCTACCGTCGTCGGGCGGCGGAGACGATACCCGCAGCCCGACGGAAACCAGCGATGCCTGA
- the greB gene encoding transcription elongation factor GreB, which translates to MKTNLITREGFDQLQQELDFLWRTERPEVTRKVTWAASLGDRSENADYQYNKKRLREIDRRVRYLRKRLESVRIVDYAESQEGRVFFGAWVTLVDEDDTELTFRIVGPDEIYERKDCVSIDAPIARACLKKEPGEEVLVRTPVAEKTWYIERIWYEGGQA; encoded by the coding sequence ATGAAAACCAATCTGATCACCCGTGAAGGTTTCGACCAGCTGCAACAGGAGCTGGATTTTCTCTGGCGCACCGAGCGCCCGGAAGTCACCCGCAAGGTTACCTGGGCCGCCAGCCTCGGGGACCGCTCGGAAAACGCGGATTACCAGTACAACAAGAAGCGCCTGCGGGAAATCGACCGTCGGGTCCGCTACCTGCGCAAGCGTCTGGAAAGCGTGCGCATTGTCGACTACGCCGAAAGCCAGGAGGGTCGGGTGTTTTTCGGCGCCTGGGTCACCCTGGTGGACGAGGACGACACCGAGCTGACTTTCCGGATTGTCGGGCCGGACGAAATCTACGAACGCAAGGACTGTGTTTCCATCGACGCACCCATCGCCCGGGCGTGCCTGAAGAAGGAACCCGGCGAGGAAGTGCTGGTGCGTACCCCGGTTGCCGAAAAAACCTGGTACATCGAACGGATCTGGTACGAGGGCGGGCAGGCCTGA
- a CDS encoding YfiR family protein produces MFLKFLIALVLWSAIGSSNASVRSEYEVKAAFLYNFTRFITWSEPVADAEDLKICVFGRDPFGDVLQQLDGRMSQGKALTLAYPQTLIDAENCQVLFVGSAKSRDLPSITRYAEERRMLTISEIPEFVDEGGIIGYVKEGNVIRFEINLQAAQRAGLQINSRLLELALRVIR; encoded by the coding sequence GTGTTTTTGAAATTCCTCATCGCATTGGTGCTGTGGTCAGCGATCGGATCTTCCAATGCGTCTGTGCGCTCGGAGTACGAGGTCAAGGCGGCCTTCCTGTACAACTTTACGCGCTTCATCACCTGGTCCGAGCCGGTCGCTGACGCCGAGGATCTGAAGATCTGCGTCTTCGGCCGCGATCCGTTCGGCGATGTCCTGCAGCAGCTTGATGGCCGCATGTCCCAGGGCAAGGCGCTGACCCTGGCCTATCCCCAAACCCTCATCGACGCCGAGAATTGCCAGGTGCTGTTCGTGGGCAGTGCCAAGAGCCGGGATCTGCCGTCCATCACCCGCTACGCCGAAGAGCGTCGAATGCTCACCATCAGTGAGATCCCCGAATTTGTCGACGAGGGCGGCATCATCGGTTACGTGAAGGAAGGCAACGTGATCCGGTTCGAGATCAATCTGCAGGCCGCCCAGCGCGCGGGGCTGCAGATCAACTCCCGGTTGCTGGAGCTGGCCTTGAGGGTGATCCGATGA
- a CDS encoding ATP-binding protein, translating into MSNRWRWQYWPLKAKLVFLTLSISTLGILLVCTSLIVVENRTYEEQLESELMVLSGILAEQSAAALLFEDSQQLATIISSLRKIETIEQVCVYNTAGDVMAELNSATSATCPNLATPPEVGFVGDYYRLLEPVTLDGDTVGQLYLMSRLEVLREHIRTFILMAFTIGLTIQVALVWVAFRLQRLVSEPISELSSAAEQIAVNHDYSIRVPVYGKDELGRLGNAFNEMIGTIEHQNRKILASRDELERTVADRTSELSLANRELEAFSFSVSHDLRQPLRAIEGFGQALEEDCRGQLNDTGLDYLSRIRAATVRMGGLIDGLLVLSRVSRQAMEIQKHDLSAILEEIVEELHATSDDRPTEVTIQPGIEVVGDGRMLRIAFQNLLANAWKYSSKADIRKIDVSACESHGSITVAIRDNGVGFDMKYVDKLFVAFNRLHTPAEFSGTGLGLATVDRVVRRHFGEVYAESSVDNGACFYVKFPASVQK; encoded by the coding sequence ATGAGCAATCGCTGGCGTTGGCAATACTGGCCACTGAAAGCCAAGCTCGTCTTTTTGACCCTCTCAATCAGCACCCTGGGCATCCTGCTGGTGTGTACCAGTCTGATCGTGGTGGAAAACCGCACCTACGAGGAGCAGCTGGAATCGGAGCTGATGGTGCTGTCGGGGATCCTGGCGGAACAGTCGGCCGCGGCGCTGCTGTTCGAAGACAGTCAGCAGCTTGCCACCATCATCTCGAGCCTGCGCAAGATCGAAACCATCGAACAGGTCTGCGTGTACAACACGGCGGGCGATGTCATGGCGGAGCTGAACAGTGCCACCAGTGCCACCTGTCCCAATCTGGCAACCCCGCCTGAAGTCGGGTTTGTCGGCGATTACTACCGCCTGCTGGAGCCGGTGACCCTGGACGGCGACACCGTGGGCCAGTTGTACCTCATGTCGCGACTGGAAGTGCTGCGGGAGCACATCCGCACCTTCATTCTCATGGCCTTTACCATCGGCCTGACCATCCAGGTGGCCCTGGTCTGGGTGGCGTTCCGGCTCCAGCGCCTGGTGTCCGAGCCGATTTCCGAACTGTCGTCCGCGGCCGAACAGATTGCCGTCAACCACGACTATTCCATCCGGGTGCCGGTCTATGGCAAGGACGAACTGGGTCGACTGGGCAACGCCTTCAACGAAATGATCGGCACCATCGAGCACCAGAACCGGAAAATCCTGGCCAGTCGCGATGAGCTGGAACGCACCGTTGCGGACCGAACCTCGGAGCTGAGCCTGGCCAACCGGGAGCTGGAAGCGTTCAGCTTTTCCGTCTCCCACGACCTGCGCCAGCCCCTTCGTGCCATCGAGGGCTTTGGTCAGGCCCTGGAGGAGGATTGCCGAGGCCAGCTGAACGACACCGGGCTGGATTACCTGTCGAGAATTCGCGCCGCCACCGTCCGGATGGGTGGCCTGATTGACGGCCTGCTGGTGCTGTCCCGGGTCAGTCGTCAGGCCATGGAAATCCAGAAACACGACCTGAGCGCCATCCTTGAGGAAATTGTCGAGGAGCTCCACGCCACCAGTGACGATCGGCCCACCGAGGTGACCATCCAGCCGGGTATTGAGGTGGTCGGCGATGGCCGGATGTTGCGCATTGCTTTCCAGAATTTGCTGGCCAATGCCTGGAAGTACTCCTCCAAGGCCGACATACGCAAGATTGATGTGTCAGCCTGTGAATCCCACGGCAGTATTACCGTGGCCATTCGCGACAATGGGGTGGGCTTCGACATGAAATATGTGGATAAGTTGTTCGTCGCCTTCAATCGTCTGCACACGCCCGCGGAGTTCAGTGGTACCGGGCTGGGGCTGGCGACCGTGGACCGTGTGGTCCGCCGGCACTTCGGCGAGGTCTACGCCGAATCGTCAGTCGACAACGGAGCGTGCTTCTATGTAAAGTTCCCGGCCTCCGTGCAGAAGTAG
- a CDS encoding response regulator: protein MEHYSILVVEDNPDDQILTMRALRNASPDSTIILKEDGQAALDFLFGNDASPRSAQLDSLGVILLDFKLPKVTGLEVLRRIRSCPDTDWLPVVMVTSSDEPQELREAYRLGANSFVTKQIDYSKFSEQMTVLAQYWLTVNKVPMVGASRSF, encoded by the coding sequence ATGGAACACTATTCGATTCTGGTGGTTGAGGATAACCCGGACGATCAGATTCTGACGATGCGTGCGCTCCGGAACGCGAGCCCCGATAGCACCATCATCCTGAAAGAGGATGGCCAGGCTGCACTGGACTTCCTGTTTGGCAATGACGCCAGCCCCCGCTCTGCGCAACTGGATTCCCTGGGTGTGATCCTCCTGGATTTCAAACTGCCGAAGGTGACCGGGCTCGAGGTCCTGCGCCGCATTCGGTCCTGCCCCGATACCGACTGGCTGCCGGTGGTGATGGTGACCTCCTCGGACGAACCCCAGGAATTGCGAGAGGCTTACCGGTTGGGGGCCAACAGCTTTGTTACCAAGCAGATTGACTATAGTAAGTTTAGCGAGCAAATGACTGTACTCGCTCAATATTGGTTGACCGTGAATAAAGTTCCCATGGTCGGGGCTTCCCGGTCATTTTGA
- a CDS encoding two-component system response regulator, which produces MVEDSEDDAFFLLRALKKGGIEPHYQMVASESAMESALMEETWDIVITDHNLPGFTSFRVLELARKLAPDLPVIIVSGLIGEDVAVSAMKAGAQDYIMKDNLARLIPAIHRELREVTVRLAKKRAESTLEHMAYHDSLTDLVNRREFERQLSQALHDSRKSVRECVLLYLDLDQFKIINDTCGHIAGDELLKQLAKLLGQNLRSDDTLARLGGDEFGILLRGCDAADARKVAESLCEEVREYRFVWEDRPFAVSLSIGMVIVGSEYQTASELLSHADLACYAAKDRGRDNVQVYETSDRDMQQRQRDMHWTSRLQGALQTNDFFLCHQEMVALQESSADGFRTEFLVRLREGDDVVPPGAFIPAAERFGLMPRIDRKVIELAFDYLDRSGLGRESSGTFFINLSGGSLSDGELFSFIRAKVKEFSILPNRICFEITETSAIANLSDTIGFVERARNEGFKFALDDFGSGMSSFSYLKALPIDYLKVDGGFIRNLLEDPIDMGIVDACNRIGHAAGLKTIAEFVENDEVKECLRKLGFDYAQGYGIAKPVPLNQ; this is translated from the coding sequence ATGGTAGAGGACTCAGAAGATGATGCCTTCTTCCTGCTGCGCGCGTTGAAGAAAGGTGGCATCGAACCTCATTACCAGATGGTGGCCAGCGAGAGCGCGATGGAGTCCGCGCTCATGGAAGAGACCTGGGATATTGTCATCACCGACCACAACCTGCCGGGGTTCACCTCGTTTCGGGTCCTGGAGCTGGCCCGCAAGCTGGCACCCGACCTGCCCGTGATCATCGTGTCCGGACTGATTGGTGAAGACGTCGCGGTAAGCGCCATGAAGGCGGGCGCCCAGGATTACATCATGAAGGACAACCTGGCGCGCCTGATTCCCGCCATCCATCGGGAATTGCGGGAAGTGACCGTGCGACTGGCGAAAAAGCGGGCCGAATCCACCCTGGAGCACATGGCGTACCACGACAGCCTGACCGATCTGGTCAACCGTCGTGAATTTGAGCGCCAGCTGAGCCAGGCCCTGCACGATTCCAGAAAGTCGGTCCGGGAGTGCGTCCTGCTGTACCTGGACCTGGACCAGTTCAAGATCATCAACGACACCTGCGGCCACATAGCCGGCGACGAGCTGTTGAAGCAACTGGCCAAGCTGCTGGGCCAGAACCTGCGTTCCGACGATACCCTGGCGCGCCTGGGGGGCGACGAATTCGGCATACTGCTGCGCGGCTGCGACGCCGCCGACGCCCGCAAGGTGGCCGAGTCCCTGTGCGAGGAGGTGCGCGAGTACCGCTTTGTCTGGGAAGACCGGCCCTTCGCGGTGTCCCTGAGCATCGGCATGGTCATTGTTGGCAGCGAGTACCAGACTGCCAGCGAACTGCTCAGCCACGCCGATCTGGCCTGTTACGCCGCCAAGGACCGGGGTCGTGACAATGTGCAGGTCTATGAAACCAGCGATCGGGACATGCAGCAGCGCCAGCGCGACATGCACTGGACCAGCCGTCTCCAGGGCGCGTTGCAGACCAACGACTTTTTCCTGTGCCACCAGGAGATGGTGGCGCTGCAGGAGTCCAGCGCCGACGGTTTCCGCACTGAATTTCTGGTCCGGCTGCGGGAGGGCGACGACGTTGTTCCGCCAGGCGCCTTCATTCCGGCCGCGGAACGCTTTGGCCTCATGCCCCGGATTGATCGCAAGGTCATCGAGCTGGCGTTTGACTACCTGGATCGCAGCGGCCTTGGCCGGGAGTCCTCGGGCACCTTCTTCATCAACCTGTCCGGTGGTTCCCTGAGCGACGGCGAGCTGTTCAGTTTCATCCGGGCCAAGGTCAAGGAATTCTCGATCCTGCCTAATCGCATCTGTTTCGAAATCACCGAGACCTCCGCCATTGCCAACCTGAGCGACACCATCGGATTCGTCGAGCGGGCGCGGAACGAGGGCTTCAAATTCGCCCTCGATGATTTCGGCTCGGGCATGAGCTCGTTTTCGTACCTGAAAGCGCTGCCCATTGATTACCTGAAAGTCGACGGCGGGTTCATCCGGAATCTGCTCGAAGACCCCATCGACATGGGAATTGTCGATGCCTGCAATCGCATCGGCCATGCGGCCGGCCTGAAAACCATTGCCGAGTTTGTGGAAAACGACGAGGTCAAAGAGTGCCTCCGGAAACTCGGTTTTGACTACGCCCAAGGTTATGGCATTGCCAAACCCGTCCCTTTGAACCAATAA